In Malania oleifera isolate guangnan ecotype guangnan chromosome 8, ASM2987363v1, whole genome shotgun sequence, a single window of DNA contains:
- the LOC131163016 gene encoding S-adenosyl-L-methionine-dependent tRNA 4-demethylwyosine synthase yields the protein MFSPSFPARLTLLAVLSASTFYCFYKSRRLKHLSLTFPNLSSKPTLSSSRGKLFFVSQTGTSKTLALRFSDLLASNDLPFDLVDPKDYEPEDLHKETLVLIIASTWEDGKPPQSAGFFANWLAESADDFRVGSLLLARCKFAVFGVGSGSYGATFNAVAREFSKRLRALGASEVVPLCEGDVDAGDLDEVFDTWSRKLIGVLKGVGVENGMVLDTGVVSGSDGWTTDGSEEDDNENGAESSIVDLEDIAGKGPSRKSMTASLSNGEKNGEREMVTPVIRASLEKQGYKIIGSHSGVKICRWTKSQLRGRGGCYKHSFYGIESHRCMETTPSLACANKCVFCWRHHTNPVGKSWRWKMDDPLEIVNSAIDLHTKMIRQMKGVPGVKPERLSEGLSPRHCALSLVGEPIMYPEINSLVDELHRRRISTFLVTNAQFPEKIKMLKPVTQLYVSVDAATKESLKAIDRPLFGDFWERFVDSLKALREKQQRTVYRLTLVKGWNTEDVDAYSNLFSVGKPDFVEIKGVTYCGSSATSKLTMENVPWHSDVKAFSEALALSSKGEYEVACEHIHSCCVLLAKADKFKINGQWLTWIDYEKFHDLVASGRTFDSEDYMAATPSWAVYGAEEGGFDPDQSRYRKERRHRSSH from the exons ATGTTCTCTCCCTCTTTCCCTGCTCGGCTTACTCTCCTCGCTGTCCTCTCTGCTTCCACCTTCTACTGCTTCTACAAATCCCGCCGTCTCAAGCATCTCAGTCTCACCTTCCCCAACCTCAGCTCCAAACCCACACTCTCTTCTTCCAGAGGCAAGCTCTTCTTCGTCTCCCAAACCGGTACCTCCAAAACCCTAGCTCTCCGCTTCTCCGATCTTCTTGCCTCCAATGATCTCCCGTTCGACCTCGTCGATCCCAAAGACTACGAGCCCGAGGACTTGCACAAAGAAACCCTAGTTTTGATTATCGCGTCGACCTGGGAAGACGGGAAGCCGCCTCAAAGCGCTGGTTTCTTCGCTAATTGGCTTGCCGAGAGCGCCGATGATTTCCGAGTTGGTTCATTGCTCCTGGCTCGCTGCAAGTTTGCGGTGTTCGGCGTCGGGAGCGGGTCGTATGGCGCGACGTTCAATGCCGTCGCGAGGGAGTTCTCCAAGCGGCTTCGAGCGCTCGGTGCTTCGGAGGTTGTGCCCCTTTGTGAAGGCGATGTTGATGCTGGAGATTTGGACGAGGTTTTTGATACTTGGAGTAGAAAGTTGATAGGAGTACTGAAGGGCGTTGGAGTGGAGAATGGAATGGTTTTGGATACTGGAGTTGTTAGTGGGAGTGATGGTTGGACAACTGATGGGTCCGAGGAGGATGATAATGAAAATGGTGCGGAGTCGAGTATTGTTGATCTTGAGGACATTGCAGGTAAAGGCCCTTCGAGGAAATCAATGACGGCGTCCTTATCTAATGGGGAAAAGAATGGTGAAAGAGAAATGGTGACCCCGGTGATTAGAGCCAGCTTAGAAAAAcag GGATATAAAATTATTGGTTCACATAGTGGTGTTAAAATTTGTAGATGGACCAAGTCACAGCTTCGAGGCCGTGGAGGCTGTTACAAGCACTCATTTTATGGCATAGAGAGTCACAG GTGCATGGAGACAACTCCAAGTTTGGCATGTGCCAACAAATGTGTTTTTTGTTGGAGGCACCACACAAATCCTGTAGGCAAGAGCTGGCGTTGGAAGATGGATGATCCTTTAGAGATTGTGAATTCGGCAATAGACCTCCATACAAAGATGATACGGCAAATGAAAGGTGTTCCTG GAGTTAAACCAGAGCGATTATCAGAAGGCCTCTCCCCCAGGCACTGTGCCTTGTCGCTTGTTGGTGAACCTATCATGTATCCAGAAATCAACTCACTTGTAGACGAGCTGCACCGGAGGCGGATATCGACTTTTCTTGTGACAAATGCACAGTTTCCTGAAAAGATCAAAATGCTAAAACCTGTCACTCAG TTATATGTTAGTGTGGATGCTGCAACAAAGGAGAGTTTGAAAGCAATTGATAGGCCACTCTTTGGTGACTTTTGGGAGCGTTTTGTT GATTCCTTGAAAGCTCTTAGAGAGAAACAGCAGCGAACAGTTTATCGATTGACTCTGGTTAAAGGGTGGAATACTGAAGATGTAGATGCTTATTCAAACCTTTTCAGTGTTGGGAAACCTGACTTCGTGGAAATCAAAGGTGTCACCTATTGTGGATC GTCTGCTACATCAAAATTGACAATGGAGAATGTACCCTGGCATTCCGACGTGAAGGCTTTTTCAGAGGCCTTGGCTTTAAGCAGCAAAGGGGAGTATGAAGTTGCTTGCGAGCACATCCATTCTTGTTGTGTCCTCCTGGCAAAGGCCGATAAATTTAAGATCAATGGTCAGTGGTTGACATGGATAGACTATGAAAAATTCCATGACCTG GTGGCTTCTGGAAGAACTTTCGACAGTGAGGATTATATGGCAGCGACACCATCCTGGGCTGTTTACGGAGCGGAGGAAGGCGGGTTCGATCCAGATCAGTCTCGGTACAGGAAGGAGCGGCGTCACAGATCTAGCCACTAA